In Amycolatopsis endophytica, the following are encoded in one genomic region:
- the sigE gene encoding RNA polymerase sigma factor SigE, whose product MQNSLKNEQVAEGRPVTVDESEWTPPSWDEVVREHGDRVYRLAYRLTGNTHDAEDLTQETFIRVFRSLASYKPGTFEGWLHRITTNLFLDMARRRSRVRMEGLPEDTDRIVGDDPSPEQVYSDTHLDPDLQAALDELPPEFRAAVVLCDVEGLSYEEIGATLGVKLGTVRSRIHRGRQALRASLERRRAAKEESVGVSA is encoded by the coding sequence ATGCAGAACAGCCTGAAGAACGAGCAGGTCGCCGAGGGCCGCCCGGTCACGGTGGACGAGTCCGAGTGGACGCCGCCGTCGTGGGACGAGGTCGTCCGCGAGCACGGTGACCGGGTCTACCGGCTGGCCTACCGCCTGACCGGCAACACCCACGACGCCGAAGACCTCACCCAGGAGACGTTCATCCGGGTGTTCCGCTCGCTGGCCTCCTACAAGCCGGGCACCTTCGAGGGCTGGCTGCACCGCATCACCACCAACCTGTTCCTGGACATGGCCCGCCGCCGCTCGCGCGTGCGGATGGAGGGGCTGCCGGAGGACACCGACCGCATCGTCGGTGACGACCCGAGCCCCGAGCAGGTCTACAGCGACACCCACCTCGACCCGGACCTGCAGGCAGCGCTCGACGAGCTGCCGCCGGAGTTCCGCGCCGCCGTGGTGCTCTGCGACGTCGAGGGGCTTTCCTACGAGGAGATCGGCGCGACGCTCGGCGTGAAGCTGGGCACCGTGCGCAGCCGGATCCACCGCGGCCGGCAGGCGCTGCGTGCCTCGCTCGAACGGCGCCGGGCGGCCAAGGAGGAATCGGTGGGGGTTTCCGCATGA
- a CDS encoding leucyl aminopeptidase family protein — protein MARFPLPSVPSRLIDVEVAGERRRGAELAVLVPAGADEPEHSGKAGEVRRAGDGWLVGIGAGEPADWRAAGAALAREAADTAKAVQIELDDGVTGEQVAELALGALLGGYRFKVGADTAKSGLRTIRLVTRVAPSHERVVERVRVLAAASALARDLANTPSNVKNPAWLADTAARVAGEVPGLSVTIRDEQWLAAQGFGGVLAVGGGSASPPRLIELTYRPRGAVRHLLLVGKGITFDTGGLSIKPADGMHLMRTDMAGGGAVIAAARAIASLRLPVRVTALVPSAENHVSGSSYRPGDVVRHYGGRTAEVANTDAEGRMVMADALAYGIRRFTPDAAIDVATLTGAMKVALGLRTGGLFATDDKLADGIREAGASVGEAWWRMPLLEAHADAVRGELADVKQAPGGPGGITAALFLKEFTEGLPWAHLDIAGPARAEQPYAEVVPGATGFAARTLVAFAEAFGSDQA, from the coding sequence ATGGCGCGCTTTCCCCTGCCGTCCGTTCCCAGCAGGCTGATCGACGTCGAGGTCGCCGGCGAGCGGCGTCGCGGCGCCGAGCTGGCCGTGCTCGTGCCCGCCGGTGCGGACGAGCCGGAACACTCCGGCAAGGCCGGTGAGGTCCGGCGAGCCGGTGACGGCTGGCTGGTGGGGATCGGCGCGGGCGAGCCCGCCGACTGGCGCGCGGCGGGCGCCGCGCTCGCCCGCGAAGCCGCGGACACGGCCAAGGCGGTCCAGATCGAGCTGGACGACGGCGTCACCGGTGAACAGGTGGCCGAGCTGGCGCTCGGAGCCCTCCTCGGCGGGTACCGCTTCAAGGTCGGCGCGGACACAGCCAAGTCCGGGTTGCGCACGATCCGCCTGGTGACGCGCGTCGCTCCCTCCCATGAGCGCGTCGTCGAGCGGGTCCGCGTGCTGGCCGCCGCGTCGGCGCTGGCCCGCGACCTGGCGAACACACCGTCCAACGTCAAGAACCCGGCGTGGCTGGCCGACACCGCCGCGCGCGTCGCGGGCGAGGTGCCCGGCCTGAGCGTGACGATCCGGGACGAGCAGTGGCTGGCCGCCCAGGGCTTCGGCGGGGTGCTCGCGGTCGGCGGCGGTTCGGCGAGCCCGCCACGGCTGATCGAGCTGACCTACCGCCCGCGCGGCGCCGTCCGGCACCTGCTGCTGGTCGGCAAGGGCATCACGTTCGACACCGGCGGGTTGTCGATCAAACCCGCCGACGGGATGCACCTGATGCGCACCGACATGGCCGGTGGTGGCGCGGTCATCGCGGCGGCGCGCGCGATCGCTTCGCTGCGGCTGCCGGTGCGGGTCACGGCGCTGGTGCCGTCGGCGGAGAACCACGTGTCCGGTTCGTCCTACCGGCCGGGCGACGTGGTGCGGCACTACGGCGGCCGGACGGCCGAGGTCGCCAACACCGACGCCGAGGGCCGCATGGTCATGGCGGACGCGCTGGCGTACGGGATCCGCCGGTTCACCCCGGACGCGGCGATCGACGTCGCCACCCTGACCGGCGCGATGAAGGTCGCGCTGGGCCTGCGCACCGGCGGGCTGTTCGCGACGGACGACAAACTGGCCGACGGGATCCGCGAGGCAGGCGCGAGCGTCGGCGAAGCCTGGTGGCGGATGCCGCTGCTGGAGGCCCACGCGGACGCGGTGCGCGGCGAGCTGGCCGACGTCAAGCAGGCGCCGGGCGGGCCGGGCGGCATCACGGCGGCGCTGTTCCTGAAGGAGTTCACCGAGGGCCTGCCGTGGGCGCACCTCGACATCGCGGGCCCCGCGCGGGCGGAGCAGCCGTACGCGGAGGTCGTCCCCGGTGCGACCGGGTTCGCGGCACGGACGCTGGTCGCGTTCGCGGAGGCGTTCGGCAGCGATCAGGCGTAG
- a CDS encoding S1C family serine protease, translated as MSEPNPPQDSAGAPRTEPRLAPRPLDRPAVDPAQAGAFGRPQGVEGAFDKLYTPGTRNGDKIVSAPPAPESLAEAFGRPPGAEDVRLQRPAEDNGRRPAEHESPLWSRMTDPWRDPGSAAVLSRPALEPGAEDDEDADRPRSAQLSLPELLFGRRVKPVALGLLGVVCLLIGAIGGLVGWWLGGAGDSLTGSATIAEAEAGKERAPGSISDIAQRVAPAVVSIEVKSGQSGSVGSGVMIDPQGYAITNNHVISLATSDPEAKITAVFTDGTRTEARVVGTDPKTDLAVIKVAVSNPTVLQVGDPSNLEPGDSVIAVGSPLGLENTVTSGIVSALHRPVTAAGENGEPPVTYDAIQTDAPINRGNSGGALVDSTGALVGINSSIRTDGGESGSGGSIGIGFAIPADDAMKIARTLISSGQVKHADIGVNAASVAAETSEGAQVLNVADGGPAARAGVTEGDVITRVGDRLVRNAAELTVAVRQHEVGETVPVQLVRQGRTLMVDVTLGSD; from the coding sequence ATGAGCGAGCCCAACCCACCACAGGACAGCGCCGGTGCGCCGCGGACCGAGCCGCGCCTGGCACCGCGGCCCCTGGACCGGCCGGCGGTGGATCCCGCGCAGGCCGGGGCGTTCGGCCGTCCGCAGGGTGTGGAAGGCGCCTTCGACAAGCTCTACACCCCGGGCACACGCAACGGCGACAAGATCGTGTCCGCGCCACCCGCCCCGGAGTCGCTGGCCGAGGCGTTCGGCCGCCCGCCCGGCGCCGAGGACGTCCGGCTCCAGCGACCCGCGGAGGACAACGGCCGGCGGCCGGCTGAGCACGAGTCGCCGCTGTGGTCCCGCATGACCGACCCGTGGCGTGATCCGGGTTCCGCGGCGGTGCTGTCCCGGCCGGCGCTCGAACCCGGCGCCGAGGACGACGAGGATGCCGACCGGCCGCGCAGCGCGCAGCTGTCGTTGCCCGAGTTGCTGTTCGGCCGGCGGGTCAAGCCCGTCGCGCTGGGGTTGCTCGGCGTGGTCTGCCTGCTCATCGGCGCGATCGGCGGCCTGGTGGGCTGGTGGCTCGGCGGCGCGGGCGATTCACTGACCGGTTCGGCGACGATCGCGGAGGCCGAGGCGGGCAAGGAGCGCGCGCCCGGTTCGATCTCCGACATCGCGCAGCGGGTCGCGCCCGCGGTCGTGTCCATCGAGGTCAAGTCGGGGCAGTCGGGCAGTGTCGGATCGGGCGTGATGATCGACCCGCAGGGCTACGCGATCACCAACAACCACGTCATCTCGCTGGCCACCAGTGATCCGGAGGCCAAGATCACCGCGGTGTTCACCGACGGCACCCGCACGGAGGCGCGGGTCGTCGGCACCGACCCGAAGACCGATCTCGCGGTCATCAAGGTGGCGGTGTCGAACCCGACGGTGTTGCAGGTCGGTGACCCGTCGAACCTGGAGCCGGGTGACTCGGTGATCGCGGTCGGCTCGCCGCTGGGTCTGGAGAACACGGTGACCTCGGGCATCGTGAGCGCGCTGCACCGGCCGGTCACGGCGGCGGGGGAGAACGGCGAACCGCCGGTCACCTACGACGCGATCCAGACCGACGCGCCGATCAACCGCGGCAACTCGGGCGGTGCGCTGGTCGACTCGACGGGTGCGCTGGTGGGCATCAACTCGTCGATCCGCACGGACGGCGGTGAGAGTGGTTCGGGCGGCAGCATCGGCATCGGTTTCGCCATCCCGGCCGACGACGCGATGAAGATCGCGCGCACGCTGATCAGCAGTGGCCAGGTCAAGCACGCCGACATCGGGGTGAACGCGGCGTCGGTCGCGGCGGAGACCTCGGAGGGCGCGCAGGTGCTCAACGTCGCCGATGGTGGTCCGGCCGCCAGGGCCGGTGTCACGGAAGGTGACGTGATCACGAGGGTCGGCGACCGGCTGGTCCGCAACGCGGCCGAGCTGACGGTCGCGGTCCGGCAGCACGAGGTCGGTGAGACCGTGCCGGTGCAGCTGGTGCGGCAGGGCCGGACGCTGATGGTCGACGTGACGCTCGGCTCGGACTGA
- a CDS encoding DUF3117 domain-containing protein: protein MAAMKPRTGDGPLEVTKEGRGLVMRVPLEGGGRLVVELSAEEAKDLGVALQEATS from the coding sequence ATGGCGGCCATGAAGCCCCGGACCGGAGATGGTCCCCTCGAGGTGACTAAGGAGGGGCGGGGCCTCGTGATGCGCGTTCCGCTCGAGGGCGGTGGGCGACTTGTCGTCGAGCTGTCGGCCGAAGAGGCCAAGGACCTGGGCGTCGCCCTGCAGGAGGCCACCAGCTGA
- a CDS encoding DUF1003 domain-containing protein, with amino-acid sequence MPELPTRRRLDQPRAGRGPVLSIDPDSFGRLSERLARFLGTGKYLFWQTLIVVVWIIVNLSAVALQWDPYPFILLNLAFSTQAAYAAPLILLAQNRQDDRDRVSLEEDRNRAAQTKADTEYLARELAALRLAVGEVATRDYLRGELDKLREDLNTKPRRGKNTRAQSEAITGP; translated from the coding sequence GTGCCTGAGCTGCCCACCCGACGCCGCCTCGACCAGCCGCGGGCGGGCCGCGGGCCGGTGCTGTCCATCGACCCGGACAGCTTCGGACGGCTGTCCGAACGGCTGGCCCGGTTCCTCGGCACCGGCAAGTACCTGTTCTGGCAGACGCTGATCGTGGTCGTGTGGATCATCGTCAACCTGAGCGCGGTCGCGCTGCAGTGGGACCCGTACCCGTTCATCCTGCTCAACTTGGCGTTCTCCACGCAGGCCGCGTACGCCGCGCCGCTGATCCTGCTCGCGCAGAACCGCCAGGACGACCGTGACCGGGTGTCGCTGGAGGAGGACCGCAACCGCGCGGCCCAGACGAAGGCCGACACCGAGTACCTGGCGCGCGAGCTGGCGGCGCTGCGCCTGGCTGTCGGCGAGGTCGCCACCCGCGACTACCTGCGGGGAGAACTCGACAAGCTGCGTGAGGACCTCAACACCAAGCCGCGGCGCGGCAAAAACACCAGGGCCCAGTCGGAGGCCATTACCGGTCCGTAG
- a CDS encoding Mrp/NBP35 family ATP-binding protein encodes MTSTQQVPSVEDVRAALKNVQDPEIRKPITDLGMVKDVTVDAGVVTVAVYLTVAGCPLKDTITKDTQAAVGKLDGVREVRVELDVMSDEQRTELRKQLRGDSAEPVIPFAQPGSMTRVYCVASGKGGVGKSSVTVNLAVAMAERGLSVGVVDADIYGHSVPRMLGAREKPTKVEQMIMPPQAHGVKVISIGMFTPGNTPVVWRGPMLHRALQQFLADVFWGDLDVLLLDLPPGTGDIAISVAQLIPNAEILVVTTPQQAAAEVAERAGAIAMQTRQRLAGVIENMSWLETPSGERMEIFGSGGGRTVAESLSKSTGSEVPLLGQVPLDPRLREQGDAGTPLVLAAPEAPASEVLREVAKKLSVRARGLAGKMLNLSPTGR; translated from the coding sequence GTGACCAGTACGCAGCAGGTTCCCAGTGTCGAGGACGTCCGCGCGGCGCTGAAGAACGTCCAGGACCCCGAGATCCGCAAACCGATCACGGACCTCGGCATGGTCAAGGACGTGACGGTCGACGCGGGCGTCGTGACGGTCGCGGTGTACCTGACGGTGGCGGGCTGTCCGCTCAAGGACACCATCACCAAGGACACCCAGGCCGCCGTCGGCAAGCTCGACGGTGTGCGCGAGGTCCGGGTCGAGCTCGACGTGATGAGCGACGAGCAACGCACGGAGCTGCGGAAACAGCTGCGCGGGGACTCCGCGGAACCGGTCATCCCGTTCGCCCAGCCCGGCTCGATGACGCGGGTGTACTGCGTCGCGTCCGGCAAGGGCGGGGTCGGCAAGTCGAGCGTGACGGTCAACCTGGCGGTGGCGATGGCCGAGCGCGGGCTGTCCGTCGGCGTGGTCGACGCCGACATCTACGGCCACTCGGTGCCGCGCATGCTGGGCGCGCGCGAGAAGCCGACGAAGGTCGAGCAGATGATCATGCCGCCACAGGCACACGGCGTGAAGGTCATCTCGATCGGCATGTTCACGCCGGGCAACACCCCCGTCGTCTGGCGCGGGCCGATGCTGCACCGCGCGCTGCAGCAGTTCCTGGCCGACGTGTTCTGGGGCGATCTGGACGTGCTGCTGCTGGACCTGCCGCCCGGCACCGGCGACATCGCGATCTCGGTCGCGCAGCTGATCCCGAACGCGGAGATCCTGGTGGTGACCACGCCGCAGCAGGCCGCGGCCGAGGTCGCCGAACGCGCGGGCGCGATCGCGATGCAGACGCGGCAGCGGCTGGCCGGGGTCATCGAGAACATGTCGTGGCTGGAGACACCCTCCGGGGAGCGGATGGAGATCTTCGGCTCCGGCGGCGGCCGGACGGTGGCGGAATCGCTGTCCAAGTCGACCGGCTCCGAGGTGCCGCTCCTGGGCCAGGTGCCGCTCGACCCGCGACTGCGTGAGCAAGGCGACGCCGGGACGCCGCTGGTGCTCGCTGCACCCGAGGCACCCGCCTCCGAGGTGCTGCGCGAGGTGGCGAAGAAGCTGTCCGTGCGGGCACGCGGGCTCGCCGGGAAGATGCTGAACCTGAGCCCCACCGGCCGCTGA
- a CDS encoding LysR family transcriptional regulator: MAYDSVEESPDQELAARLAPHLALLAALGETRNITRAAERLGVPQPTVSRRLAALSGAAGAPLTRPDGRGVRLTRAGEILAATAVRALGVVETGARQTREEIAADSGHVVLGFLHLLGRWLVPSLLRDFRTDHPGVRFSLVQGSRQHVLDRLAEGELDLALVAPLPDDPALDRFALSEQELLLSVPEAHPLARRHRIRVAELADEPFVTLEHGYGLRQIIDELCAAAGFAPKIAFESQESDTARGLVAAGLGVALLPRFGPAPPAGVVEVPLSPRVSRTIGLTWRAGEHLTPAVHAFRDYVRAKGPRYA; encoded by the coding sequence GTGGCGTATGACTCCGTCGAAGAATCGCCTGACCAGGAGCTTGCCGCTCGGCTGGCCCCCCATCTGGCGCTGCTCGCCGCCCTGGGTGAAACACGCAACATCACCCGTGCGGCGGAGCGGCTGGGCGTCCCGCAGCCCACGGTGAGCAGGCGACTCGCGGCGTTGTCCGGGGCGGCGGGCGCGCCGCTGACCCGGCCGGACGGACGCGGGGTGCGCTTGACGCGGGCGGGCGAGATCCTCGCGGCGACTGCGGTCCGGGCACTCGGGGTGGTCGAGACGGGTGCACGCCAGACGCGGGAGGAAATCGCGGCGGACAGCGGGCACGTGGTGCTCGGGTTCCTGCACCTGCTGGGCCGATGGCTGGTCCCGTCGCTGCTGCGCGATTTCCGCACCGACCATCCGGGGGTGCGGTTTTCGCTGGTCCAGGGCTCGCGGCAGCACGTGCTCGACCGGCTGGCCGAGGGTGAGCTGGACCTGGCGCTGGTCGCGCCATTGCCGGACGATCCGGCGCTGGACCGGTTCGCGCTGTCGGAACAGGAGCTGCTGCTGTCGGTACCGGAGGCGCACCCGCTGGCCCGTCGCCACCGCATCCGGGTCGCCGAGCTGGCCGACGAGCCGTTCGTGACGCTCGAACACGGCTACGGGCTACGGCAGATCATCGACGAGTTGTGCGCGGCGGCCGGGTTCGCCCCGAAAATCGCGTTCGAGAGCCAGGAATCGGACACCGCGCGCGGCCTCGTCGCGGCCGGCCTGGGCGTGGCGCTGCTCCCCCGGTTCGGGCCCGCGCCACCGGCCGGGGTCGTCGAAGTGCCGCTGTCCCCGCGGGTCAGCCGCACGATCGGCCTGACCTGGCGCGCGGGCGAACACCTCACCCCGGCGGTCCACGCCTTCCGCGACTACGTCCGCGCGAAGGGCCCCCGCTACGCCTGA
- the tatB gene encoding Sec-independent protein translocase protein TatB, translated as MFESVGWGEILVLIVAGLFILGPERLPEAAAWLGRSVRKVREFASGARQQLKDEMGSDFEQFQKPLEDLRQLRNFDPRRAVTQHLFDGDPDPLGLNGTSGGSTKPNGYPTPSTTPATKTEPESLKPGEKPPVDPDAT; from the coding sequence ATGTTCGAAAGCGTTGGCTGGGGCGAGATCCTCGTCTTGATCGTCGCGGGCCTGTTCATCCTCGGCCCGGAGCGGCTCCCCGAGGCGGCGGCCTGGCTGGGCCGCAGCGTGCGGAAGGTGCGTGAGTTCGCGAGCGGCGCGCGGCAGCAGCTCAAGGACGAGATGGGTTCGGACTTCGAGCAGTTCCAGAAGCCCCTGGAGGATCTGCGGCAGCTGCGCAACTTCGACCCGCGCCGCGCCGTGACCCAGCACCTCTTCGACGGCGACCCGGACCCCCTCGGCCTGAACGGCACGTCAGGCGGCAGCACGAAGCCGAACGGCTACCCCACGCCGAGCACCACCCCGGCCACCAAGACGGAACCGGAATCCCTCAAGCCCGGCGAAAAACCCCCCGTGGACCCCGACGCCACCTGA
- a CDS encoding O-methyltransferase, with translation MTSETLAASGGDHAEGYLPGHPTDAALLAARARSAELGCLALGPATGAALCFLATSLRARAVVEIGTGIGVSGLYLMRGMAPDGVLTSIDIEPEHHQAARRTFRDAGYPPGRTRLIMGRALEVLPRLTSGGYDLVFVDSARAEYPRYYEHGVQLLRPGGVIAFHGVTDAARGERRDPGTLAARELARSIREDERLVPALLPVGGGLLVAAVQ, from the coding sequence GTGACCTCCGAGACGCTCGCGGCGAGTGGCGGCGACCACGCCGAGGGCTACCTGCCCGGCCACCCCACCGACGCCGCGCTGCTCGCCGCGCGGGCCCGCTCGGCGGAACTCGGCTGCCTCGCGCTCGGCCCGGCCACCGGCGCCGCGCTGTGTTTCCTGGCCACCAGCCTGCGGGCCCGCGCGGTGGTCGAGATCGGCACCGGCATCGGCGTGAGCGGGCTCTACCTGATGCGCGGCATGGCGCCGGACGGGGTGCTGACCTCGATCGACATCGAACCGGAACACCACCAGGCCGCCCGCCGCACCTTCCGCGACGCGGGGTACCCGCCGGGGCGGACGCGGCTGATCATGGGCAGGGCGCTGGAGGTGCTGCCGCGGCTGACCAGTGGCGGCTACGACCTGGTGTTCGTGGACTCGGCGCGCGCCGAGTACCCGCGGTACTACGAGCACGGAGTGCAGCTGCTCCGGCCGGGCGGGGTGATCGCCTTCCACGGCGTGACCGACGCGGCCCGCGGTGAGCGGCGGGATCCCGGGACGCTCGCGGCGCGGGAGCTGGCCAGGTCGATCCGGGAGGACGAGCGGCTGGTGCCGGCGCTGCTGCCGGTCGGCGGCGGGCTGCTGGTCGCCGCCGTGCAGTGA
- a CDS encoding helix-turn-helix transcriptional regulator, translated as MREAVVSAARFISTRAQEPIGLGDVADHVGYSPFHLARTFERELGLPPGQFLTAHRFQRAKQLLLRTDERIIDICNEVGFSAVGTFTTRFATAVGITPVQFRRLPDMLTGSPPRPVSVPGPDDAGGTVVGTVRLTPAALTVLGPNPAVYVGLFPKRAARGYPVSGTLLAEPGDFLLTGVPPGTYWVLSSALPSSADALGQLIPGRSVLGACPRAVRVSAEAPVHQRDVTLDVAADWSQPVVVALPALASAGARERRRR; from the coding sequence ATGCGTGAGGCAGTAGTGAGTGCCGCGCGGTTCATCAGCACGCGCGCGCAGGAACCGATAGGTCTGGGGGACGTCGCCGACCACGTCGGCTACAGCCCGTTCCACCTGGCGCGCACGTTCGAGCGGGAGCTGGGGCTGCCGCCGGGGCAGTTCCTCACCGCGCACCGCTTCCAGCGGGCCAAGCAGCTGCTCCTGCGGACCGACGAGCGGATCATCGACATCTGCAACGAGGTGGGCTTCTCCGCGGTCGGCACGTTCACCACCCGGTTCGCCACCGCGGTCGGCATCACCCCGGTCCAGTTCCGGCGGCTGCCCGACATGCTCACCGGCTCGCCACCGCGGCCGGTTTCGGTTCCGGGACCGGACGACGCGGGTGGCACCGTCGTGGGCACGGTCCGGCTCACCCCGGCCGCGTTGACGGTGCTGGGCCCGAATCCGGCCGTCTACGTCGGGCTGTTCCCGAAACGGGCCGCGCGCGGCTACCCGGTCAGCGGCACCCTGCTGGCCGAACCGGGCGACTTCCTGCTCACCGGCGTCCCACCGGGCACCTACTGGGTGCTGTCCTCGGCACTGCCGAGCAGCGCCGACGCACTGGGCCAGCTCATCCCCGGCCGCAGCGTGCTCGGCGCCTGCCCGCGTGCGGTACGGGTGTCGGCCGAAGCGCCGGTGCACCAGCGTGACGTGACGCTGGACGTCGCCGCGGACTGGTCGCAGCCGGTCGTGGTCGCCCTCCCCGCGCTGGCCTCGGCGGGTGCGCGAGAACGGCGAAGACGGTGA
- a CDS encoding anti-sigma factor family protein, translating into MSEPRGWGLPESHLLPDAVVAFVDGEMGLGARERAASHVARCPICAAEVSSQRQVRAAVRHAEAPSMPAGLLASLRNIPQDTDLPTTPDNLAMTEDGQLVAIQRPDRVAGLKSSPFGSSAPLGSSAPLGSGPAVLGAQRHPSVRRRVAQGAGVAVSGLVLSALAFVATSASSTDPGRANPEPGQAPAPGVLRAQLGGEPTAPATTTSATTTTPAPTSVAGR; encoded by the coding sequence ATGAGCGAACCGCGGGGCTGGGGGCTTCCCGAGTCTCACCTGCTTCCCGACGCCGTCGTCGCCTTCGTGGACGGCGAGATGGGCCTGGGCGCCCGCGAGCGTGCCGCATCGCACGTCGCCCGCTGCCCGATCTGCGCCGCCGAGGTGTCCTCGCAGCGCCAGGTGCGCGCGGCCGTCCGGCACGCGGAAGCCCCGTCGATGCCCGCCGGCCTGCTGGCGAGCCTGCGCAACATCCCGCAGGACACCGACCTGCCGACCACACCGGACAACCTCGCGATGACCGAGGACGGCCAGCTCGTCGCCATCCAGCGGCCCGACCGCGTCGCCGGTCTCAAATCGTCCCCTTTCGGTTCGTCGGCTCCGCTGGGGTCGAGCGCGCCACTCGGTAGCGGCCCGGCCGTGCTGGGTGCGCAGCGCCACCCGTCGGTGCGGCGCCGAGTCGCGCAGGGGGCAGGCGTGGCCGTGTCCGGCCTGGTCCTGAGCGCGCTGGCCTTCGTCGCCACCTCCGCGAGCAGCACCGATCCGGGACGCGCCAACCCCGAGCCGGGCCAGGCGCCCGCGCCCGGTGTGCTGCGTGCGCAGCTCGGCGGCGAGCCGACCGCACCGGCCACCACCACGAGCGCCACGACCACCACCCCGGCGCCCACCTCCGTGGCCGGTCGCTGA
- a CDS encoding MFS transporter, translating into MKLAVAAAGISSFALLYAPQPVLPQLAEQYHLDPGSASLAVSVATGALAIAVLPIAALSEIVGRRPIIVASVTLSVVLGLLMPLAPSYPLLLVLRALQGIAIAGFPGVASAYLVEQLGRTGVAAAVGAMIAGNTVGGMLGRLSAGFTAEAFGWHGALAVVAGVALVCSAVTILALPASTTRPAGDGFRSVLTGIGTALRRPVLLVQYSVALVAMGAFVAMYNVAGFRLTSEPLNLSPAIASLVFLAYAVGSVSSSNAGRLVARFGRPRAVLGGLTIMAAGILLTLPDSLPLVVAGFVVLTGGFFAAHAVANGWAAAEAPEGARGQASGTYNLCYYLGSSVGGTLGSVVFAHAGWTWLVFAAVIWLALAGFAVLSLRAGRVRATAPSH; encoded by the coding sequence GTGAAGCTCGCTGTCGCGGCCGCCGGGATCTCGTCGTTCGCCCTGCTCTACGCGCCGCAGCCGGTCCTTCCGCAGCTCGCCGAGCAGTACCACCTCGACCCGGGCTCGGCGTCGCTGGCGGTGTCGGTCGCGACGGGCGCGCTGGCGATCGCGGTACTGCCGATCGCGGCGTTGTCGGAGATCGTCGGGCGGCGCCCGATCATCGTCGCTTCGGTGACGTTGTCGGTGGTGCTGGGGCTGCTGATGCCGCTCGCGCCCTCGTACCCGCTGCTCCTGGTGCTGCGGGCGCTGCAGGGGATCGCGATCGCCGGGTTCCCTGGCGTCGCGTCGGCTTATCTGGTGGAGCAGCTCGGCAGGACCGGGGTGGCCGCGGCTGTCGGGGCGATGATCGCCGGCAACACCGTCGGCGGCATGCTCGGCCGCCTGTCCGCGGGGTTCACGGCGGAGGCGTTCGGCTGGCACGGCGCCCTCGCCGTCGTCGCGGGCGTGGCGTTGGTGTGCAGCGCGGTGACGATCCTCGCGTTGCCCGCTTCGACCACGCGCCCGGCCGGGGACGGCTTCCGGAGCGTGCTCACCGGTATCGGCACCGCGTTGCGGCGGCCCGTGCTGCTGGTGCAGTACAGCGTGGCGCTGGTGGCGATGGGCGCCTTCGTCGCGATGTACAACGTGGCGGGCTTCCGGCTGACCAGCGAACCGCTGAACCTGTCCCCGGCGATCGCGTCGCTGGTGTTCCTCGCCTACGCGGTCGGCTCGGTGTCCTCGTCGAACGCGGGCAGGCTGGTCGCCCGTTTCGGCAGGCCGCGGGCGGTGCTCGGCGGTCTGACGATCATGGCCGCCGGGATCCTGCTGACCCTGCCGGACTCGCTGCCGCTGGTGGTGGCCGGTTTCGTGGTGCTGACCGGCGGGTTCTTCGCCGCGCACGCGGTGGCGAACGGCTGGGCCGCGGCCGAGGCGCCGGAGGGTGCGCGCGGGCAGGCGTCCGGCACCTACAACCTCTGCTACTACCTGGGCAGCAGCGTCGGCGGCACGCTCGGCAGCGTGGTGTTCGCCCACGCCGGCTGGACGTGGCTGGTGTTCGCGGCGGTGATCTGGCTGGCGCTGGCCGGGTTCGCGGTGCTCAGCCTCCGAGCCGGACGCGTTCGCGCCACGGCGCCTTCGCACTGA